A genomic region of Gymnogyps californianus isolate 813 chromosome 12, ASM1813914v2, whole genome shotgun sequence contains the following coding sequences:
- the SLC7A6OS gene encoding probable RNA polymerase II nuclear localization protein SLC7A6OS isoform X1 — protein sequence MERAAVLRVKRKRGGTEPAEALLLACKRLRTECDGAQPVERSLFKLVATVSSKNEPVQKYVQEVITRDKAAQSLRPSLGSTQRIIQELRSSKQVKRKENRYRVIASHRPNCTETVAPVINGEASIDGDRSDSEATEDASQKESGAADKSSDCCGKFQLFDIVQEEEVVGDSSVTAANPQQKADPDVILCNAVEMIRERLNVSEDGKKEHCEKEDEYVYDIYYMETSAPGWIQNILSVQPYREEYELVDDDHVPGEIYEDEDDENDENNWRNDYPDEDEFLPEEDGDGEKESEESFSDEDQCYRRRTWNKYRQEVLQEFGYDEIQDFDSD from the exons ATGGAGCGGGCGGCGGTGCTGCGCGTCAAGCGGAAGCGCGGCGGGACGGAGCCGGCCGAGGCGCTGCTCCTCGCCTGCAAGCGGCTGCGCACGGAGTGTGACGGCGCCCAGCCGGTGGAGAGGAGCCTCTTCAAGCTGGTGGCGACCGTGTCCTCCAAG AATGAACCAGTTCAGAAATACGTTCAAGAAGTGATCACTCGAGACAAAGCAGCTCAAAGTCTGCGACCCTCTTTAGGAAGCACTCAGCGAATCATTCAGGAACTCCGTTCTTCCAAGCaagtgaaaaggaaggaaaaccgTTACCGTGTGATAGCCAGCCATCGACCCAACTGTACTGAAACAGTTGCACCTGTCATAAATGGCGAGGCATCAATTGATGGTGACAGATCAGACTCTGAAGCAACAGAAGATGCTTCACAAAAGGAGAGTGGTGCTGCTGATAAGAGTTCAGACTGCTGTGGGAAATTCCAGTTGTTTGATATTGTACAAGAAGAGGAGGTGGTGGGAGACTCCAGTGTCACTGCTGCAAACCCACAG cagaaggCTGATCCAGATGTGATTCTTTGCAATGCCGTAGAGATGATCCGTGAGCgtttaaatgtttctgaagatgGTAAAAAAGAACACTGTGAGAAAGAAGATGAGTATGTTTATGACATCTACTATATGGAAACATCAGCCCCTGGTTGGATCCAAAATATCCTTTCTGTACAGCCCTACAGAGAAGAATATGAACTG GTAGATGATGATCATGTTCCAGGGGAAATATAtgaagatgaagatgatgaaaatgatgaaaataacTGGCGTAATGATTATCCTGATGAAGATGAATTCTTACCTGAGGAAGATGGTGATGGAGAAAAAG AGTCTGAAGAGAGCTTCAGTGATGAGGACCAATGTTACAGGAGAAGAACGTGGAACAAATACCGACAGGAAGTTCTACAGGAATTTGGATATGATGAGATCCAGGATTTTGATTCTGACTAA
- the SLC7A6OS gene encoding probable RNA polymerase II nuclear localization protein SLC7A6OS isoform X2, producing MERAAVLRVKRKRGGTEPAEALLLACKRLRTECDGAQPVERSLFKLVATVSSKNEPVQKYVQEVITRDKAAQSLRPSLGSTQRIIQELRSSKQVKRKENRYRVIASHRPNCTETVAPVINGEASIDGDRSDSEATEDASQKESGAADKSSDCCGKFQLFDIVQEEEVVGDSSVTAANPQKADPDVILCNAVEMIRERLNVSEDGKKEHCEKEDEYVYDIYYMETSAPGWIQNILSVQPYREEYELVDDDHVPGEIYEDEDDENDENNWRNDYPDEDEFLPEEDGDGEKESEESFSDEDQCYRRRTWNKYRQEVLQEFGYDEIQDFDSD from the exons ATGGAGCGGGCGGCGGTGCTGCGCGTCAAGCGGAAGCGCGGCGGGACGGAGCCGGCCGAGGCGCTGCTCCTCGCCTGCAAGCGGCTGCGCACGGAGTGTGACGGCGCCCAGCCGGTGGAGAGGAGCCTCTTCAAGCTGGTGGCGACCGTGTCCTCCAAG AATGAACCAGTTCAGAAATACGTTCAAGAAGTGATCACTCGAGACAAAGCAGCTCAAAGTCTGCGACCCTCTTTAGGAAGCACTCAGCGAATCATTCAGGAACTCCGTTCTTCCAAGCaagtgaaaaggaaggaaaaccgTTACCGTGTGATAGCCAGCCATCGACCCAACTGTACTGAAACAGTTGCACCTGTCATAAATGGCGAGGCATCAATTGATGGTGACAGATCAGACTCTGAAGCAACAGAAGATGCTTCACAAAAGGAGAGTGGTGCTGCTGATAAGAGTTCAGACTGCTGTGGGAAATTCCAGTTGTTTGATATTGTACAAGAAGAGGAGGTGGTGGGAGACTCCAGTGTCACTGCTGCAAACCCACAG aaggCTGATCCAGATGTGATTCTTTGCAATGCCGTAGAGATGATCCGTGAGCgtttaaatgtttctgaagatgGTAAAAAAGAACACTGTGAGAAAGAAGATGAGTATGTTTATGACATCTACTATATGGAAACATCAGCCCCTGGTTGGATCCAAAATATCCTTTCTGTACAGCCCTACAGAGAAGAATATGAACTG GTAGATGATGATCATGTTCCAGGGGAAATATAtgaagatgaagatgatgaaaatgatgaaaataacTGGCGTAATGATTATCCTGATGAAGATGAATTCTTACCTGAGGAAGATGGTGATGGAGAAAAAG AGTCTGAAGAGAGCTTCAGTGATGAGGACCAATGTTACAGGAGAAGAACGTGGAACAAATACCGACAGGAAGTTCTACAGGAATTTGGATATGATGAGATCCAGGATTTTGATTCTGACTAA